GCCGGACGGCCGCTGCTCGCGCGCCTCGGGATGGACCTGAAAAATCCGGCGGCGGGTGTCGAGCTCCCGCGCCTCCGGCAATTGCACGGCCACGATCCCGGCGCCGCTCCAGACGATGCCGCAGCGGCCGATCGCCGTATCGAATATCAGGTAAGACCGCCCCACCATGTGCACGCCCCACTCATGCACGTCCTTAGCCCGGACGAAGATCATAACACCGCCACAATCCGGCGCACCTGGATTCTTGCCAAGGCGTTAACAAGCGTGAGGGCAGAGGCGCCAAAGCGCTTGGCGCGAGACGCCGTCTCGGCCAGGGATACTGTGGAGCACATCAAACGGGAAGACGAGCAGCTTACGCTCGGATTATCACGCCTGACTGCGTGAGCTGCGGCCACGCTGATGTACACCACCAATGGTGTGTTCGTCGTGAATGGGGCCGCTGCACAATCCGCCATAAAGGGCGTCGCTGCTAATGTCTCGGCTTCGTTTCCAATAGCAAAGACACTGATCGGCGACTGCGGAAATGGACATAAAGGACGGCCCGAAACGGAACTCGCTCCGCTCGCTCAACCCACACGCCTCAAGAACACTCTCGAACAGCTCCCTCCGGTCGCCATCATGAGAGCGTCCATGAGCCGCTAATTTTCCCGACAGCACTTAGCCGAATATTAAGGATGTCGCGCTATCCTCATTCTGCCCAAGTCCGGTTTTCCTAGCAGTTTTGAGGTTCTTGATGACGAATCAAAGCGAAAATGTCCAGTCACTGGACGTACAGTTTTTGGACATGCCGGAGCGCTCCCATGCTCGGTACTGATCTTCCTGACTGGCGCAGGCGCAACCGCTTCACCCAGGACGCGCTGCGGATGGCGCTGGGACTCGGCTCCCGGCAGACGATCATCACTTGGGAGAAATCGACCGAGAAACTTCCACGGATGGTGGAGCTGGCACTGCTCGCCCTGGAGCATCTGCCGGATCAGCGGAAAGTAGACGGCTACGCCTATACGCCTGCCGATTATGCCGAGCAGCGGGCTAGGCCGACATTTTGACAGCCATTAGCCAGATAGCCCGTGACGCAATCACCCGTTTTGCGGGTATGCTCCCGAATTGGGAGGGCCGGGGAATGGCTAGGAAGGCTGTGCCTGCATACGATGCCGGCGAGAAGGAAACTGTCGAGCATTTAACGAAGTTGTTTGAAGCTGCGAAGTTTGAAATCCAGCGTGAAATGGATCTCGGTGACCGCCCGCGCTGGGACCTGGTCCTCACGCGCCAGGAGTTAGGCCGTTACCGGCGGTTTGTCGTCGAGATTGCATTGACGAGGAATGCACGGGACCTCCCGGAGAAATTCTCCGGCACTATCGCCTATGCGCGGTCGCGGAAGGTCCAGGATGTTGACGAATACTGGCTCGTATCGAACCTCTCGCTGCCCGAGTCGCCCCGTATTCAAACCGAGCGCTATCCGAACGTTCGATTTTTCACCATCAAAGAGCTTGAGCGGATGCTCAACCGCCTCAATCCGAAGCCCCGAGGCGGCGGGAAGGCTAAGACCAAAATCGGCAAAGCCATCGAGGCCGACGAGAAATCGATCCTCCTCGCCATCGAGGCGTTGAAACTCCAAATCGAAGACAAGATTGCCAAGCTCCGAGACGAGCGGCCGAACGATCCCGACGCGATCAAGAAGTTGGACGCTTCAATTACGCAGTTCGAGGAAATTCACGCCGAGTTAGAGCGCATAAAGGCCGCGGTTCAGCAGTTCAAAAAGAACGAGGTGAAGGAGAAAGAGATCGTCGAGATCGTTCACGCCTTCAAGGATTCTATTGGTAAGTGGTGGAACAAGAACCACGACACGATTTATAGCAGCGCATCGAACAGTGCGTTTTTCATCGGAGCCACTGGGCTGCTGCACACCATCGGTGCTGACAGCGCGACAGCCTTAGCTATCGCCGGCTCGCTTATTGGTGGCGAGACGGTCGCGAAGGTGCTGAAATCATTGCCCCGTGGGTTGTTTACCAAACACAAAGACTAGGCTTTCTTTTTCTTTTCTAGTCGGTCTTTGGCAACGACCAAGAAGCTGCTCGCCATAGAAAACGCGACGACCACGAGCTGTGTTTCAGTCAGCTTGTCTGCGTCGCCTTTTCGTTCAGGGATTAGAGAATCCCGATAGGCGTTGCGGAGCTCACATTTTGGCCGCTATAACGCCTTCCTTGTGTCCATGAGCGACGGCGTTTCTGAGATCGTTGCCCGCCCGTAGGATTGTCCAGACATGCGGGTGAAGCTCGTCAATCAGCAGCTTTTCACCGATGTCTATCTTGCTTGCGAAGCTACGTTTCTTCCATCGACGGGACGCAGATCGTTCAAGACCTGCTCTGCCCCGAGGTGGGCCTTCAAGACAGTGACGATGCGCTCCTCGTACTTCTCGATGCGCTCCGTCATCTCCTTATGCGCTTGAATCAAGCGTGGATCGTCAGCCTTCATCGCTTCCCCCTGCCGATTATCGCGCGGCTAATGATGGGGCCTCTCCGCAAGGGGAGGCTTTTTCATTTGGCAGTTCGTTTCTTCACGGGCTTTTTCTTCCCCGCCCTGAGCTTCATGCTGATCTGCTGTTCAGCGGGCGTGAAGTCCAATACCTCGATGATCTTGTAGTGAGTCTCGAGGTGTTCATCGTTTGGCGGCGTGACTTCCATTTTCACTTTGTAGCGGTCGTTCATGAACGAGGCGCCGCGCTTCACCGCTTCCTTTGCGATGTTCGTTTGCCTGATGTCGGCGTAGATCGGTTTTTTCCGATACAGGAAGCGCCAGTTAGGCGCCTTGGGCTCGAACACCGGTCCATGAGAATACAAAACGGCAGTTACGACCTTTGGCTCTTCTTCGTCTTCCTCGACGAACTCGACGCCGCCAGGGTCTTCACACGAAGCAACAATCGCTTTGACATCGTTCTCTTTAAAGGTGACGAGCGGCTTGTCATCCTTCCGAAACTCAATCGCTTTGGCTTCCTTGTGCTCGATAGGCGTCAACGTGCCCTCGACAGCTTCCAAGACCTCGGGATTTTTTGAGAGCCGGAAAACGTCGCTGCCGATTTGGAAGGTGTTGTTATCGCCTTCGACCTTGATAACGACTGCACCAGGCGATTCCTTCACCTCTTGGGCTGATTCGACCTTCCGACCATTGCGCCATTTGAGATAGCCAAACAGCCCTGCCGCCGTTGTGCCGGCGGTGACGCCGACCTTCTGCAGAACATCGGCCGCGTGCTTAACGCCCTCGTCGTTCAGAAAGTCTTTGACCGTATCGAGGATGGTTTGAAGCGTCTCGAAATTTATAAGGAAGCACTTGTGCTCGAACTTTGAATCAACGAGCACCTTCATGGTTGCTCGGTTCTGATTGAACTCGGTATTGGCGGCGCGGAGGAGTTGGCCGAACGCCAGGAGCGCCGGAGCCAAAGCCTCCACATCCATGCTGTAGTTGTTGTCATCGTCGCCGACGTAGGCGACCTGGAACCGCTCTCGGTTCTGCTCACTGTCAGCCACCAAATTCCCCCACTACTGGTGGGGGTTACAATCATACATTGCGCAAAAACCGTCTACCCGCCCGTTTGACTCGGCCTGTGCGTGTTCGTTATCTGTTCTCACGGTCGAGACGACTGGCGAGGCTGGCAGCTCGGTTACCAATGCAATCCGAGCATCGCGGCGCGAATGTCGGGCGCGCTCTCGGCGTTGTCCAATGTAAATTTCTTGTCGCCAACGGCCGTGATGCGGTTCTCACAATTGGCATTATCGGAAAACTATGAACGATCAAGAAGACGCGGAAAGAAGAGCAGATGGATCAATCCAAAAAGTTAGTACAGGTCTCGCAAGAGACGATGGTGCGATTGCGATCATACTGACGAGTTTCCGGATTATATTCGTAACGAATACACTTCGTTTCGTCCGCTGTCCGCGTGCATGCGTAGCGTGGTATCGGGACAGCTCTCGGTTTCTTTGCCGCTGCCTTTGCGGCTTTCTTTACAGTCTTCGTCTTTCGCGCTCTTTTCTTGGCCATCCATCTCTCCCCTAGCGAAGGTTAGTTTTGATGTTGTTTGCAACAGCAAGGCCGATCTGCGAGGCAAGGTGAGAATTCAATGCTGCTTGTGACGGCCTTGCGACGGCTCTCGTGATAGCTCTGCCACTCGCGTCTCTTTCGACAACCAGTACTTCGTCTGTCGGACCAAACGTAATCGTCAAATCGTGTATTCGACCTCGATTTGCAGACAACAATGACGCGTCTTGATTGACGGAGACATTTGTTAGCTTCCAGCCAGGAGTTAGGTTGCCATCAGTTATGACTTCGAACTTAACCTCGTGAGATAAAACATCGTTTCCAAATGTGCTCTTCGGGGTGTCACGCTTGTAGTTCACTTGGCCTGTTACACCGACATCTAAAACATCGAAGAGCCATTCTTTCAGTTTTAGGTCACTTTGAAGCAACATGGGGCCATTGGTGCGCTCAACACAAATTCGATATTTCAAGAGTTCTTGAACGGTGAAAAACGAATTCAGCTTGTCGACTCTCGTCGCCTCCGATGATGCACTAAGCCCTGCATTGAGGTTAAACACGGCGGTTGCTGGGCTGGGCGGCAGCCAGGCAACGGTCGGGTTGACTGTGCCCTTCTCCGATACTTGGAGACTCAGTGCAATTTGGACTCCCCAGTTGTCGAGCAGAGTGTGCTTGCGATTTTTGTACAGAGCCCACACGGCTTGCTGAACTTCACAGTTGACGTTGCTTACAATGTCATGAACCAAAACTTGGCCTTCGGCCGGGCCTCCTGGAAATTCCTGCAGGCTCGGTACGACAGACCCGCAATTGATCAATGGCGTGGATAACGACAGAACAACGGCTGCTCGAAGATACACCTGCATTGCGGTCCCCCCTTCGAAATTTCGGAGACCCATCGAGCGGTATCGGTGCCGTGGCCTCTCCGGAATAGAATCTCGTATGCGGGAGCAATAGTCGTCGGGTGGATGCGCTCGCTGGTGCGCCTAGAACCAGGCCTCTCGTGGTGGTCTCCGAAGATCAGTGGCACACGCCCCGCCAATTGTCTCCGATTCCGCGGAGAGGAAAAGAGACCACCGTCGTCTATTGCAAAGACCAGCTCACATAGCGCTGACGAAAAATGCTCACTTCAAAATCTAGACCTTTCGCGCCCCCGCCGCGAAGCTTCAGGGGCTCAACCTTAGCGAGCCGATCCCAACTTGCAAGTGCGTCTGTCGATGATCGAGGCGTGAAATCGTTGCCTACAGCGCGGGGGTGGCGACTACCGCGGCGCAGCACGTCAAGAGTTCAAGGACGAGAATGAGGCGCGTCGGCAATCGCCCACTCGTGCGATTGATCTGAACAACGGGAAGGCTCCTTTGAGGCGGGTATTTTTTCTGCTTTCCCTTGCGGCTCCTATTGGTTGGCGGCTGGGCCACGGCCGAGATTGCAAAATGTCACTTGGTTTGCTCTAACTATCTGGTGTACGGCCCTCGCCGCCGTGCCAAAATCGTGCCAAGCCAATTTGGTTGGGTCGAAAAAACTAAGCAATCGCAAAGGATTGCGGGCGTAGTTCAATGGTAGAACACTAGCTTCCCAAGCTAGTTACGTGGGTTCGATTCCCATCGCCCGCTCCAACATCCCGAAAGTTTCTCGCGCTATTCTTCCCATTGCTCGGCGCCGTCTTTCGTCAATCTATATCGCTCGGTCGTTACTTGGCCGCTCGCGTTGCGGCGGCGAATAGTCATTTCGCCGTCGGGACTCACGGTCGACTTGGTCTTTGACCAGATTTGGCTCCCATGTCCGAATACTGTCAGCGCTGTCCGCAGTCCTCCCACCGTTGACTGCAGATCGCCGTTAGCCCCGGGGAGCACAACAACTCCTGGATTTCGATGCTCTGGAAGCAGCGTGTCGTCCAAGAAATCACTATCGTGCGTCCATATCATTCTTTTCTCTCGCCATGCGTACGCGGCGATCTCCGCATCATCTTTCCCAGCTAGCCCGACATCACCCGCAAACTCCACATTGCAGCCTTGGTCTCTCAGAAATTGGGCAACATCCGCACCGACGTTCTCGTCTACTAGGATGCGTGCCTTGCCCTTTAGCGCGTCTAGAACGCTCTTGGGTGCTTCCGGTAGTTCCTGCCACGGCATGATGCTCTCCCCATTGCGATCAACAGACTCGACGCAGATCGTTGCGTCCCAACAATTTCTGTGGTGTATCGCTTTTTAATGCAACTGTGGATAACTTTTCTTGACGACCGTGCGCGCGCGCATCTTGAGAATTTCTTGAGTTTTGTCATCTCGGATAGCCGAGAACTCAAATGTTTGCTTCATGAAAGCAAACTATCTCGGATAGCCGAGATGGTGCTTTCCGGAAACAGTTTCTAGGTCTGTCAACTTTTCTGAACATTTTTCTCGCGAAAAACGCGTTCGTTTTGCGGCTTGACAGATTTTAGCTCGCGTACACTTGCGGGCATAGCAATCTAAATTTCCAAACCGTATGGAGCTGGGGCAAACACTTTGGAACGTTCGGCTACTCGCACTCAAGAGGTTCGTTGCGGCTGCGCTCGCGATCTCATTTGCCCTTGCTCCAGTAAGCACTGCGCTCGCTCAAGAGGCCGGCACGGATACCGTAGCGACAGATACCGGAGCAACTACTCAAACAGCCGACCCGACGACACCGCCGCCAGCTCTATCGATCCCAGGTGTCGATTCGATTTCATCCAATGCTGAGAGTGATTCCGCGGCATCTTCCGCGGGTAGCGGCTCTCAAGTAGCCTCACCGACTGACGCAAAATCAACCGAGACTACAGATTCATCGCAGACTACCAACGCCAGTACGCAGTCGCTATCGAGCAGCTTTGGTGGTGGAGATCCAACCTCACCTGAGCCATCACTCTTCACCTTGCAAAATACGCGACCCAAGGCGGATGGACAGTCGGGAGCGCTCATCCAGAATATCGCCATTGACGTCCCGCCAGGCCGCAATGGCCTGCAGCCAGACCTGTCACTTCAGTACAACAGCCAACGAACAGAAGACAGCATCGTCGGGTATGGCTGGACGGTTACCATTCCATACATCAAGCGGCTCAACAAGACTGGTTCGCAAGATCTCTACAACACGCAATACTTCACTTCGTCCATCGACGGAGAACTAGCGACCACCTCAACGACGACAACCGCGTTTGGTGCGAAGGTCGATGATGGGCACTTCAATGCGTACTCGTTCGTCAACAATGTGTGGACGATGTATGACAAGAGCGGCACGCGGTACACTTTCGGCGCAAGCGATAACGCTCAGCAGAATGCGTCTGCGAGTTCGACCAAGATATATACCTGGATGTTGCAAGAAATCCGCGACACCAACAACAACTACGTACGGTACGTTTACGCGAAGGATAGCGGGCAAATATATCCGCTGAAAATCTTATACACCGGAAATGGTTCGACAGACGGTGTCTTCACCGTAACATTCGCGACCTCAACACGATCTGACGCCTACACGAACTATTTGCCGGGCTTCAAGGCTACCACCAATCACCGCATCTCGCAGATCACCGCGGCCGTAAACGGAAATGTCGTCCGTGAATATAACTTGTCATATACGACAGGAAACAACGGCAACCGCTCACTCCTCTCAAGCGTGCAAGAAAACGGATACGACGCCAATCATCAGAATCAGGTCTCATATCCGGCGATAACTTTCGGCTATATTTCGAGCACGACGGCGTTTGTCTGGCCGGTTGCAGGTCTTGGATCCGGCGCAGCTTCCGGGCACGTGATTGCTGATGTAAACGGCAACAGCATCAATGACGTTACGGCATTTGTATCGAATGGCGGAGCCCCGCCAACGCTCACTGGCACGGTTTGGCAAGAAGGCAATACAAATTCAGCGGCGAGCGTAACTCCACCTGAATTCTGGAGCGATACCCAAAGCGGCTGCGACGCACCAAGGCCGGACGAACGCGGCACGCGCTTTGTCGATGTGAATGCTGACGGAAAAGCCGACGTGGTGCAATCCATCATGGTAGCTAGTTCTACTCAGCAGCTGTTCTTGAATGCATATTCTACATCGACTGGGTATAGCTGGGTCGCGCAGGCGAGCACGAGTTGGAACGGGGTGCTTCCCGCATTTGCAAGCTTCAACACTGACAGTACGCGCACGACACTCGGCATTTTCGGCGACGTTAACGGCGACGGCTTGCCCGACTTTGAGCAGCGTGTAGATTCCGTATCGACCGGCGCCTACCTGGGAAACGGCTCAGCTTGGACTAGTGCTTCATCTACTAATTTCTCGCCAGCCCTAGCGATGCCTTGGCCGACCCCGACTGGCTACAATTCGCAGCTTGTCGATATCAATAGCGACGGACTCGATGATTGGGTGTCGTCGCAAAACGGCATAACGCAGGTCCAGCTGAACAACGGCACTGGATGGGACAGTGGTCCAGATCACACGTGGGATCTCGGGACGACAACGCTGTATCAGTCGCCCGATGACGCCACAACGTTTTACGATCGCGGCATTCGCTTTGTCGACATCAACGGTGACGGACTGATCGACGTGGTACGCTCGTATCAAATGACCCAGCCCGCGAACAATCTCGCGCCGCGAGCGGAGGTCGGCACTCTAAACTGGGTGTTTCTGAACGCTGGCACGGGCTGGGCTACCAGCACGCTGTATACGTTTCCGACACCAATTTCCCAGCCGCAGGTCGTTGGGGGAGCCTGGAGCGGCGTCGTTTGTCACAACGAATATGCAAACTTCACCGGCAATGGCCAGAATGCGCAAGATGTACTCTCTTCCATTACGTACCCGCAGGGCGGGACGACAACGATCGCATACTCAAAGACCGCACAGCAGGGCACTAACAACAATGAACTTCCTGTTTCTCTCCTGACGGTCTCCAGCATCACTACGAGCGACGGCTTGGGCACCACATATCGAAAGGACTACACGTATTCAGGTGGTCAGATGTACCTTAGCCAAGGCGTCCGCAATCGAAAGTTCGGTGGGTTCCTGACCGTCACGGAAACAGACCCGAATACGATCACGAAGACATACTACGACCAGGGCAATTCCGTTAGCACGTCAGTCGGAGAACAGAGCGACGGCTACGGACAAATCAATCATCCGTTCCGCATTGATGTGCAGAGCGCCGCCAACAATCAGTTGGTGAAGCAAACGTTCAGCCGTTGGGACGCGACATCAACCTTCGTTGGGAACACCACATTTGTAAACCTCGCGCGGCAGGTAACGCAGGACTACGACTCCGCGGGAGTAACGCATCGTGATACCGCAACAGACTATGCGTACTCGACGAGTACGGGAAACGTAACGACCATAACTCGCTATGGCGAAGTCACTGGCAACTCCGATGGGACGTTCAGCGACACCGGCTCGGACAAGAGCACGGAGACATTCCTGTATGCAGTTTCCACGACCACACAGGCGACCGGCCTGCCATATGACGATACGGTAGTCGACCAGAGCTCAAACAAAGTACGCGAGACACGCCACACGTACGACGGCCTCTCGCTCGGAAGCCTCACTAAAGGCAATGAGACAAAGACTGAGAATTGGATATCGAGCTCGACTTACGCCTCCAGTACCAAGGCATATGATGGCACCTACGGCCTGGTGACACAGTCGCGCGATCCGATAGGCAACCTTTCGACCTCTACGCTCGACACCAACAACTTGTATGTGGCAACGACGACCAATCCGCTTTTCCAGACCACAGGATATTCGTACGACTACTCGACAGGGAAGACAAAGACCGTCTTCGACGCCAATCGCCGCCTCTATGTAACCCTATACGATGGCCTGGGACGAATAGCGACGACAAGCATTCCCGACCCTAGCAGCGGCTCAACGGTGACGAAAACTACGTACGCTTACACGGACAGTTCAACACCTGGCTCGACGAGCATCACTCAGACCGACTATCTAAACGCTGCAACGTCCTCGGTAGCGTATACGTACTTCGATGGCCTCAACCGCAAATTACAATCTCGAAGGCAGGCGCAGAACAGCAACTACATCATCAAGGATTGGTCGTATAACAATGTAGGGCTGCTGCGCAGAGAATCACTCCCATATTTTGCAACGGGCGCTGCGCGAAGCAGTGCGACCACGAGCGCTGCGCTCTTTAGCACCTACACATACGACCCATTGCGGCGGGTCACGAATATCGCAACCGCAGTCGGAAGCACGACAAACTCGTACAACGCGTGGACGGTCTCGACCGTAGACCCACGAGGGAAAACGAAGGATTTCACTAAAGATGCATACGGAAATCTGGCTACCGTCGCTGAGCACATTGCAACGACCACAGCAACCACGACATATGCTTGGGATCTCAACAAGAACCTGACGAAAATTACGGACTCTCTCGGCAATGTCCGCAACTTCACCTACGATGGCCTCGGCAACAAGCTTACGGCGCAAGACCTCCATGCCACGGGTGACTCTTCGTTTGGAACCGCGACGAGCACGTACGATGTTGCAAGCAACGTAACGCAAACGGTCGACGCCAAGAGCCAGACAGTCAATTACACCTACGACGCCTTAAACCGCGTTCTCACGGAAGACTACACGGGCTCTGCAGGGACCGAAGTATCGTACGCATATGATGCCTGCCAGGACGGCGCGGGGAGATTGTGCGCAGCAACTACGACTGATGCTGTAACAAATCTGACCTATAACCCTGACGGCGCGGTAGCATCGGAAAAGAAGACCATCGACTCCATCTCGTACACGACCTCGTATGTGTATGATCGACAGGGAAATGTCACGGACATGACGTATCCGGACGGCTCACTCGTGAAATATCTGTTCGACAATAACGCGCTTCTCTACACTATTGCGAGAAAAGCGCCAGGCGGGCCAAAGTTCGTAAATGCAGTCATTTCTATCCAATACAGCCCGACCGGAGCACCAACATCCATTCTCTTCGGCAGCGGCGTAACGACGAATAAGACGTACGACGGCAACAATCTATACCGGCTCATCCGCATTAATTCCGTCGCCTCTACCACGCAGATCGGCGGAGGCAGTGGCGGCACAGGCCAACTCGGTGCCGCTCAAGACCCTCTCGGCACGCTGGCGCTTGCAGGTACTAAAGCAGTGGAGGTAACAGCGAAGGTTGCGGCTGCGATCCAGCCGCGCGTACTGCAGAAAGTAACGGCCGAGCCTATTGCAGTT
This region of Bradyrhizobium sp. CCGUVB1N3 genomic DNA includes:
- a CDS encoding RHS repeat-associated core domain-containing protein gives rise to the protein MELGQTLWNVRLLALKRFVAAALAISFALAPVSTALAQEAGTDTVATDTGATTQTADPTTPPPALSIPGVDSISSNAESDSAASSAGSGSQVASPTDAKSTETTDSSQTTNASTQSLSSSFGGGDPTSPEPSLFTLQNTRPKADGQSGALIQNIAIDVPPGRNGLQPDLSLQYNSQRTEDSIVGYGWTVTIPYIKRLNKTGSQDLYNTQYFTSSIDGELATTSTTTTAFGAKVDDGHFNAYSFVNNVWTMYDKSGTRYTFGASDNAQQNASASSTKIYTWMLQEIRDTNNNYVRYVYAKDSGQIYPLKILYTGNGSTDGVFTVTFATSTRSDAYTNYLPGFKATTNHRISQITAAVNGNVVREYNLSYTTGNNGNRSLLSSVQENGYDANHQNQVSYPAITFGYISSTTAFVWPVAGLGSGAASGHVIADVNGNSINDVTAFVSNGGAPPTLTGTVWQEGNTNSAASVTPPEFWSDTQSGCDAPRPDERGTRFVDVNADGKADVVQSIMVASSTQQLFLNAYSTSTGYSWVAQASTSWNGVLPAFASFNTDSTRTTLGIFGDVNGDGLPDFEQRVDSVSTGAYLGNGSAWTSASSTNFSPALAMPWPTPTGYNSQLVDINSDGLDDWVSSQNGITQVQLNNGTGWDSGPDHTWDLGTTTLYQSPDDATTFYDRGIRFVDINGDGLIDVVRSYQMTQPANNLAPRAEVGTLNWVFLNAGTGWATSTLYTFPTPISQPQVVGGAWSGVVCHNEYANFTGNGQNAQDVLSSITYPQGGTTTIAYSKTAQQGTNNNELPVSLLTVSSITTSDGLGTTYRKDYTYSGGQMYLSQGVRNRKFGGFLTVTETDPNTITKTYYDQGNSVSTSVGEQSDGYGQINHPFRIDVQSAANNQLVKQTFSRWDATSTFVGNTTFVNLARQVTQDYDSAGVTHRDTATDYAYSTSTGNVTTITRYGEVTGNSDGTFSDTGSDKSTETFLYAVSTTTQATGLPYDDTVVDQSSNKVRETRHTYDGLSLGSLTKGNETKTENWISSSTYASSTKAYDGTYGLVTQSRDPIGNLSTSTLDTNNLYVATTTNPLFQTTGYSYDYSTGKTKTVFDANRRLYVTLYDGLGRIATTSIPDPSSGSTVTKTTYAYTDSSTPGSTSITQTDYLNAATSSVAYTYFDGLNRKLQSRRQAQNSNYIIKDWSYNNVGLLRRESLPYFATGAARSSATTSAALFSTYTYDPLRRVTNIATAVGSTTNSYNAWTVSTVDPRGKTKDFTKDAYGNLATVAEHIATTTATTTYAWDLNKNLTKITDSLGNVRNFTYDGLGNKLTAQDLHATGDSSFGTATSTYDVASNVTQTVDAKSQTVNYTYDALNRVLTEDYTGSAGTEVSYAYDACQDGAGRLCAATTTDAVTNLTYNPDGAVASEKKTIDSISYTTSYVYDRQGNVTDMTYPDGSLVKYLFDNNALLYTIARKAPGGPKFVNAVISIQYSPTGAPTSILFGSGVTTNKTYDGNNLYRLIRINSVASTTQIGGGSGGTGQLGAAQDPLGTLALAGTKAVEVTAKVAAAIQPRVLQKVTAEPIAVAGGASVTLIATTSTTTQPSILSKLTGQSAKQRADVKGQELAKVGPLARLTHGNYDIQIVSMGHIKGGVVVFARAWDSSGRQMGFGPDGSVDIERFLIYNPPILVPDAAGPIARQHTSTTTGENDTQRFREDPKEALLQTLDHIISVKGLKFGPENIVAGKVGNTTSTFFPDANPETSSVDGSVGRCSMCHGGSNETWSALVAGTGTDANDSTSNQYLVYARCDNTNTNCNELDRAIFEFDTSPIPIGNYISSSTLSVYGLESGGTAGFMTDATISVYGVSPASTTALTASDYQTFGTTAYSSTTLQLDTTWNEAGYNNYSLNAAGIAAIQKGAVTKLGMRNANYDAANVAPSVPGIPASVHFEIQTADFAGTTEDPTLVVEHNSNNTGALQDLYYTYDADGNPAQINDQSNHNGARDVFYTYDDVNRMTSASTTIASTTPYSQTFTYNLIGGFTNKSDVGNYTYAGTGNANPHAPTTINGVTQTYDNNGNLTSAGSQKNAWDYRNRVTSAGNGAATSTYGYDYQNQRVRKVFQNATTTYPNKYMMKTSATTTDYIYMGDTIIAEIEAGSASSTGSGGGGGGGTSTSTPALVQSTLAHGATSATFGSAVTSGNLVLVGITAYNQTLASNQITDNKGNTYTKAAEAINGTDHAAIYYAKNVTGGSSFQVSSGAVDGTIAIHEYSGIATSTSPFVASSTLTGTSNKPHTNAAASTVGNSLFFSVAWSNTSGDTWTAGNGYAIRQQETDNNTYERLATEDQVIANASSSVAWYTTTSNDSYAAALAIFKPLVTTGGGSGGGTSTTTYATTTRYFLPDHLNSTNVVTDASGTPIQVLDAYPYGSTRINQQFSGYNEAKQYVGQYADPETNLSYLQARYYDGSKGEFLSEDPVFLGDPRQQVLTDPQTLNSYSYANDNPITNSDPTGRAGASAILFQGAPSAVAGAGAYLTPQTLGLSALVVGAGFGAVYLAGRLSAEAPYPYGTPGYFQAATLARGNAGGTDFQPPNMPPKNPWGKAILTVGVSIAATVTLADYCGDWCMNAIFPGIVPRGFDPNNPNPVVSLPGMTIGGSPSAHTACGTLCSAPQQPRASSNSASAPRTSSGSSAGASSGGSGSGAGTWGVVGPGSFNPYMPH
- a CDS encoding Uma2 family endonuclease translates to MARKAVPAYDAGEKETVEHLTKLFEAAKFEIQREMDLGDRPRWDLVLTRQELGRYRRFVVEIALTRNARDLPEKFSGTIAYARSRKVQDVDEYWLVSNLSLPESPRIQTERYPNVRFFTIKELERMLNRLNPKPRGGGKAKTKIGKAIEADEKSILLAIEALKLQIEDKIAKLRDERPNDPDAIKKLDASITQFEEIHAELERIKAAVQQFKKNEVKEKEIVEIVHAFKDSIGKWWNKNHDTIYSSASNSAFFIGATGLLHTIGADSATALAIAGSLIGGETVAKVLKSLPRGLFTKHKD
- a CDS encoding DUF5615 family PIN-like protein, with the translated sequence MPWQELPEAPKSVLDALKGKARILVDENVGADVAQFLRDQGCNVEFAGDVGLAGKDDAEIAAYAWREKRMIWTHDSDFLDDTLLPEHRNPGVVVLPGANGDLQSTVGGLRTALTVFGHGSQIWSKTKSTVSPDGEMTIRRRNASGQVTTERYRLTKDGAEQWEE